In Paracoccus contaminans, the genomic stretch CGTCCGGCAATGACCATGGGGGCGCCAGTGCGAGGCCCCGGCCGCCGGAGCTGCCCATGATTGCGTCAACCCGGCTTACCCCTGCGGAACTGCTTGCCGGCTATGCGAACGGCATCTTTCCGATGGCCGGCTCGGCCGGTGATCCGGGGCTGTCATGGTTCAATCCGCCGCGGCGCGGCATCCTGCCGGTCGGCGGGGTTCACGCCTCGCGCTCACTGCTGCGCGAACTGGCGCGGGGGGGCTGGACGGCCGATGCCGCGCCCCGTTTCGACCTGATCGTCGATCACTGCGCCAACCGGCCCGAGACTTGGATCAACGCCCCCCTGCGCGCGCTTTATGCCGCCCTGCACGAGGCCGGGCATGCCCATGCGCTGGCCGTCTACAAGGGCGGGGTTCTGGCGGGCGGCCTGTTCGGGGTCAGCCTCGGGGGTGCGTTCTTCGGGGAAAGCATGTTCTCGACCCAGGCCAGCGGATCGCGGATCGCGCTGCTGTGGCTCTCCGATCATCTGGACCGATGCGGCTTCACGCTGCTGGACACGCAATACCGCTCGGCCCACCTGGCCAGCATGGGCGGGCTTGAAATCCCACGCCCCGTCTATCAGGCGCGTCTGGCCGAGGCGCTGCAGCTGACCGTCCGGTTCGACGAAAGGCCGCTGCAGGACGCGGCCGGGCTGCTGGACACGCTGCGGGCGCGGCGCGCCTAGCGGGCAACCTCGTCCGTGCCTGCGGCGGCTGGGGCCGGGGGGATGGCGTCTGCCGGGGCATCGCCGGGCGATGCGTCCGGCGCGGCGTCAGTGCCCTGGTCGCCGGGCATGTCATCCTCGCCCTCGCCGCCGGTTCCCTGCACCGGGGGGGCGCCTTCGCCATCCGGGCCGGCGCCTTCGCCGCCCTCGGGCACCGCGGTATCGGGCACATAGGTCAGGTCAGGGCGCGCCGTGGCCGTGCCGTCGGTGCAGGCGACCACCCATACGTCATAGCGCGCATCGTCCAGTGCCGACAGCGCCGGCGACGAAGCGATCATCCAGCCGGCGAACAATGTCTTGCGCGCCGTGCGATCGGTGATGGTCAGTTGGGCAAAGGCATCCGATTCGGGATCGGCGGCGGGATAGCGGCATTCGCCCAGGCGCACCTCGAGCCGGCCGAACTCGACCGCATCGCCAGTATTGACCGGCAGGTCGGTGCTTTGGCCCGATACCTTGTCCAGGCCCCGCAGCAACGCCCCCTGCCCCCGCGCAACGTCCCCGTCCACCAACGGCGCGACAGTTTCGGCCCGCGTGCCGGGCGCCACATCGGTGCTGGCGCGCGTCTGGGCCGCTGCAGGCAGCGCCTGCACCAGCACCGCGGCCACCATTGCAGGACGGATCATGGCGCCCCCTTGTCAGCGGCATCGCCCTTGCCGCCCTGGGAATCCAGAAACTTCATCATCAGCGCCAGCAGGCTGACCGAGCCCTGCACATCCTCGATCTCGTCACCGGGCCTGAGCATGTCGGCAGCGCCGCCCGGCCGCAGTTCGATATAGGACCCCCCCAGCAACCCGTCCGACTGAATCAGCGCGGCGCTGTCGGTCGGCAGGGCGATGGTGTCGGGCACCTGCAATTCCGCCTCGGCATAATAGGTCTGGGGGTTCAGCCTGACATCGGACACGCGCCCGACCCGCACGCCGGCCAGCCGCACCTCGGTGCCCTTCTCGACCCCGTCCACATTCGGAAAGGCGGCGCGCAGGGAATAGCTGCCCCCGGCTGCCCCGCCCGGTCCACCCGTGGCCCAGACAAGAAAGCCCGCCGCCACCGCCAGAACGAAAGCGCCGACGACCAGCTCGACGCGTTCAGCCGCCTCGGCCATCTATTCCGGCTGCCAGGCGTCATAGTCGCGCCGCGGCTTGGGCGCGGCGCGATAGAGCGATCCCGGCGGGTGATAGGCCCCCGGCATCCCGGTGAGGTTCGGCACATGAGGCCGTTCCCACGGCTTGCGCGGCAGCGGCACCTGCGAGGGCGCGGCGTCGATCGTGAAATGCAGCCAGCCATGCCATTCGGCCGGAACCCGGCTCGCCTCGGCCTCGCCGTTGTAGATGACCCAGCGCCGCTTGCCGCCGGCGGTCTGGTAATAAATGTTGCCGAAGCTGTCCTCGCCGACCCTGGTGCCGTTGCGGGCGGTCCACAGCTGCGTTCCCAGCGTCTGGCCGTTCCACCAGGTCAGCAGGCGATCGACGATCCACATGGGCAGGCTCCCGCAAAATCCGCTCCTCGTATCGCTCATCGTCGCGGCAAGGTCCAGCGCCTTGGGCGGGTGCGCCCGCGGCCCAACGCAGCCCCTTGCGCAGTTCTGCGCCGCGCGGAAAGCTGATCGGGCCGAATGGGGGGTTGAAGGGAATGACCGAGGTTCTGATCGCAGGCGGCGCCGTGATGGGCGCGTCCGTGGCCTTCTGGCTGACCCGGATGGATCCCGGCATCAGCGTCACGGTGATCGAGCCTGATCCGGGCTATGCCACCTCGTCCACGGCGCTGTCGGCGGCCGGTATCCGGTCGCAGTTCACCAACCCCGTGAACGTCGCCATCAGCCGCTTTGGCATCGCCTTCATCCGCGACTTTGCCCGCCATACCGGCCCGGCCGGCGGGGTGCCCGATCTCGGCCTGCGCGAGAACGGCTATCTTTTCCTCACCGAGACCGAAACCGGCGCCGCCCAGCTTGAATCGCTGGCCGCCATGCAGCGCGGCCTCGGGGCGGGCACGCAGGTGCTGGGCCCGGCCGAACTGGCCGCCCGCTTTCCTTGGATGACGCTGGACGGGATCACCGCCGGTTCCTTCGGCCCGCGCGACGAGGGGTTCTTCGACAATATGGGCCTGTTGTCGGGGATGAAGAACGCCGCCCGCGCCGCCGGCGCGCGCTGGATCACCGACCGGGTGGACAGGTTCGAACGGGACGGCGACCGGATCACCGCCGCCGTCTTGGCATCGGGCGCGCGCCGGGGGGCCGATGTGTTCGTGAACTGCGCCGGTCCCCGTTGCGCCGGCCTGATGCGCAGCGTCAACCTGGATCTGCCGGTCGAGCCGCGCAAGCGCACCATCTTTGTGGTCGATGCCCCCGCCGCCCGCCAGCCGGACGCCCCGCTGGTCATTGACCCTTCGGGGATCTGGATGCGCCCCGAGCATGGCCAGTGGCTGGCCGCCACCGTCCCCGCCACGGACGGCCCCTGCGCCGAGGATGACTTCGCCCCCCAGTCCGAACTGTGGGAGGATCACGTCTGGCCGGCCCTCTATGAGCGCTGCGAGGGGTTCGAGGCGGCCAAGGTCGTGCGCGAATGGGCGGGGCACTATGCCTTCAACACCCTGGACCAGAACGCGATCCTGGGGCGCAATCCGCAGGTGCCCAATCTTTACCAAGCCAACGGATTTTCCGGGCACGGATTGCAGCAGGCCCCCGCCGTGGGCCGCGGGGTGGCCGAGCAGATCGTCCATGGCGACTGGGTCACGCTCGACCTCAGCGAGCTTGGGATGCAGCGGGTGCTGGACGGCCGGCCCTTTGCCGAAGCGGCGATCGTGTGAGGCGAGGCGAACCATGGCCGCCCTTGCACCGGGCGGCTTGGCGTCCGGGGGGCGGACGCACCGGCCCGCAGGGCGGGGCCGCCGGCGGATGCGCGGCAAGGATGACCTTGCAGGCGGCGAGCCATGGGCGCAGAGGGGCGGCCATCGCAGAGGCATCTTGTCTAAGGGTGCCGCCTTGTGATCTGCATGGCCTCTCGAACCCTGGTCACGACACCGCATGCCCTTCACCATCGCCATCGACGGACCTGCCGCCTCGGGCAAGGGCACCATCGCCCGCGCCCTCGCGGAACGATTCGGCTTTCATCATCTCGACACCGGTCTGCTCTATCGGGCCGTGGGGGCGATGGGCGGCGATCCGATCGCCGCGGCGCAGGCGCTGAGCGCCGACGACCTCGCCCGTCCCGACCTGCGCAGCGCCGAGGCCGGTCAGGCCGCCAGCCGCGTTGCCACCATCCCCGAGGTGCGGGCCGCGCTGGTTGACTTTCAGCGCCGCTTTGCCGCGCGGGCGCCGGGGGCGATCCTTGACGGGCGCGACATCGGCACCGTGATCTGCCCGCAGGCGGCGGTGAAGCTGTTCGTGGTCGCGGCCGATCTGACCCGCGCACGGCGCCGCGCGGCCGAGTTGGGCACGGATGTGGAGGAGATGCTGGCCCAGCTGCGCGAACGCGATTCCCGCGATGCCGCCCGCACCACCGCGCCCCTGCGCCCGGCCGAGGACGCCGTCACGCTCGACACGACCGCGATGAGCATCGAGGACGCCGCCGCCGCCGCCGTGCGCATCGTGCAATCCCGCCTTTCGTGAAGGGCGGGCACCTTGCCCGGTGCCCGCCCGACGGCGCTGCCCGAACGCGGGGCGAATCGCCGCACCAGCGCGGCGGCTGCCTTTTTGCGTCTCAGCTCATCAGCCGCGATTTCACCAGCGCACCGGCGGCGCCAAAGTCCATCTGCCCCGCATGGCGTTCGCGCAGGGCCGCCATGACGCGCCCCATGTCGCGCACCGATGCCGCGCCCAGATCAGCAACCGCCCGGTCGATCGCATCCGCGATCTCGGCCGGGTCGAGCTGGCGGGGCAGGAATTCCTGGATGATCCCGATTTCCTGCGTCTCGCGCTCGGCCAGCTCCAGCCGCCCGCCTTCCTCATAGGCGCGGGCCGATTCCTGGCGCTGCCTGACCATCCTGGACAGCAGCGAGGTGATGTCCTCATCGGCCAGTCCGGCCTGCCCTGCCTCGCCGCGCAGGGCGATCTCGCGGTCCTTGATCGCCGCCCCGATCAGCCGCAGCGTCGAAAGCCGCACCTGATCCTTGGCGCGCATCGCTTCTTTCGTCGCGTGCTGGATTTTCTCGCGCAGTTCCATGCCGTCCTCGCTGTCTGTCTGCGGTGGGCTTGCCCCCAACCTCGCGCGATGGTCAAGCCACCTTGACCGCGCCGCCCGCTTCCCTTAGCCATCGACCGATTTTTCCAGGGGTAGTCGATGGAACAGAAACCCACCGCGTGCCTAGCACTGGCCGACGGGACGATCTTCTATGGCCAGGGCTTCGGCGCGACTGGCGCGGTGGTGGCCGAGCTGGTCTTCAACACCGCCATGACCGGCTATCAGGAGATCATGACCGATCCCTCATATGCCGCGCAGGTCGTCACCTTTACCTTTCCGCATATCGGCAACACGGGCGTCACGCCCGAGGATGACGAGGCGTCAGATCCTGTCGCCGCCGGCATCGTGGTCAAGTGGGATCCCTCCGAGCCGTCCAACTGGCGGGCGGCCGGCGATCTTGCCGGGTGGATGGAACGGCGCGGGCGCATCGGGATCGGCGGCATCGACACGCGCCGCCTGACCCGCGCCATCCGCCAGCAGGGCGCCCCGCATGTGGTTCTGGCGCATGATCCGCAGGGCAATTTCGATATCGAAGCGCTGGTCGCTCGCGCGCGCGCATGGCCGGGCCTGGTGGGCATGGATCTGGCCCGCGGGGTCAGCTGCGCGCAGAGCTATCGCTGGGACGAGGGCCTGTGGCGATGGAACGAGGGTTTCGGCGCCCGCGGCACGGGCACCCCTTTCCGCGTCGTTGCCGTCGACTACGGGGCCAAACGGAACATCCTGCGTTCGCTCGCCGAAAGCGGCGCCGATGTGACGGTGCTGCCCGCGACGGCGACGGCCGATGAGATCATGGCACACCAGCCCGAAGGCGTCTTCCTGTCGAACGGGCCGGGCGATCCGGCCGCGACCGGGGCCTATGCCGTCCCGATGATCCGAAGCCTGCTGGACCATGATCTTCCGATCTTCGGCATTTGCCTCGGCCATCAGATGCTGGCGCTTGCCCTGGGGGCCAGGACGGTCAAGATGAACCATGGCCATCACGGCGCCAACCACCCCGTCAAGGATGTGGAAACCGGCAAGGTCGAGATCACCTCGATGAACCACGGTTTCGCGGTTGATGCCCAGACCCTTCCCGAGGGCGTGATCGAAACCCATGTCAGCCTCTTCGACGGCTCGAATTGCGGGCTGAGGGTGGCGGAACGGCCGGTCTTTTCGGTCCAGTATCACCCCGAGGCAAGCCCCGGCCCGCAGGACAGCGCCTATCTGTTCCAGCGCTTCGCCGATGCCATGCAGGCGCGCCGCGGGGGCTGACCATCCGGCAGGATTAACCTGACCTTAAGGTTTGGGCGCCATCACGGGGGGCATGCGTCCGCCCGAGGTGCCCCATGTCTGTCACGAGGATTCGCCGCACCGTCCGGGCAGGCGAAGATCATGCCATGCAGGCCGTT encodes the following:
- the aat gene encoding leucyl/phenylalanyl-tRNA--protein transferase produces the protein MIASTRLTPAELLAGYANGIFPMAGSAGDPGLSWFNPPRRGILPVGGVHASRSLLRELARGGWTADAAPRFDLIVDHCANRPETWINAPLRALYAALHEAGHAHALAVYKGGVLAGGLFGVSLGGAFFGESMFSTQASGSRIALLWLSDHLDRCGFTLLDTQYRSAHLASMGGLEIPRPVYQARLAEALQLTVRFDERPLQDAAGLLDTLRARRA
- a CDS encoding DUF2155 domain-containing protein — translated: MIRPAMVAAVLVQALPAAAQTRASTDVAPGTRAETVAPLVDGDVARGQGALLRGLDKVSGQSTDLPVNTGDAVEFGRLEVRLGECRYPAADPESDAFAQLTITDRTARKTLFAGWMIASSPALSALDDARYDVWVVACTDGTATARPDLTYVPDTAVPEGGEGAGPDGEGAPPVQGTGGEGEDDMPGDQGTDAAPDASPGDAPADAIPPAPAAAGTDEVAR
- the mlaD gene encoding outer membrane lipid asymmetry maintenance protein MlaD — protein: MAEAAERVELVVGAFVLAVAAGFLVWATGGPGGAAGGSYSLRAAFPNVDGVEKGTEVRLAGVRVGRVSDVRLNPQTYYAEAELQVPDTIALPTDSAALIQSDGLLGGSYIELRPGGAADMLRPGDEIEDVQGSVSLLALMMKFLDSQGGKGDAADKGAP
- a CDS encoding NADH:ubiquinone oxidoreductase subunit NDUFA12, with product MWIVDRLLTWWNGQTLGTQLWTARNGTRVGEDSFGNIYYQTAGGKRRWVIYNGEAEASRVPAEWHGWLHFTIDAAPSQVPLPRKPWERPHVPNLTGMPGAYHPPGSLYRAAPKPRRDYDAWQPE
- a CDS encoding NAD(P)/FAD-dependent oxidoreductase encodes the protein MTEVLIAGGAVMGASVAFWLTRMDPGISVTVIEPDPGYATSSTALSAAGIRSQFTNPVNVAISRFGIAFIRDFARHTGPAGGVPDLGLRENGYLFLTETETGAAQLESLAAMQRGLGAGTQVLGPAELAARFPWMTLDGITAGSFGPRDEGFFDNMGLLSGMKNAARAAGARWITDRVDRFERDGDRITAAVLASGARRGADVFVNCAGPRCAGLMRSVNLDLPVEPRKRTIFVVDAPAARQPDAPLVIDPSGIWMRPEHGQWLAATVPATDGPCAEDDFAPQSELWEDHVWPALYERCEGFEAAKVVREWAGHYAFNTLDQNAILGRNPQVPNLYQANGFSGHGLQQAPAVGRGVAEQIVHGDWVTLDLSELGMQRVLDGRPFAEAAIV
- a CDS encoding (d)CMP kinase, which produces MPFTIAIDGPAASGKGTIARALAERFGFHHLDTGLLYRAVGAMGGDPIAAAQALSADDLARPDLRSAEAGQAASRVATIPEVRAALVDFQRRFAARAPGAILDGRDIGTVICPQAAVKLFVVAADLTRARRRAAELGTDVEEMLAQLRERDSRDAARTTAPLRPAEDAVTLDTTAMSIEDAAAAAVRIVQSRLS
- a CDS encoding GatB/YqeY domain-containing protein — its product is MELREKIQHATKEAMRAKDQVRLSTLRLIGAAIKDREIALRGEAGQAGLADEDITSLLSRMVRQRQESARAYEEGGRLELAERETQEIGIIQEFLPRQLDPAEIADAIDRAVADLGAASVRDMGRVMAALRERHAGQMDFGAAGALVKSRLMS
- the carA gene encoding glutamine-hydrolyzing carbamoyl-phosphate synthase small subunit, encoding MEQKPTACLALADGTIFYGQGFGATGAVVAELVFNTAMTGYQEIMTDPSYAAQVVTFTFPHIGNTGVTPEDDEASDPVAAGIVVKWDPSEPSNWRAAGDLAGWMERRGRIGIGGIDTRRLTRAIRQQGAPHVVLAHDPQGNFDIEALVARARAWPGLVGMDLARGVSCAQSYRWDEGLWRWNEGFGARGTGTPFRVVAVDYGAKRNILRSLAESGADVTVLPATATADEIMAHQPEGVFLSNGPGDPAATGAYAVPMIRSLLDHDLPIFGICLGHQMLALALGARTVKMNHGHHGANHPVKDVETGKVEITSMNHGFAVDAQTLPEGVIETHVSLFDGSNCGLRVAERPVFSVQYHPEASPGPQDSAYLFQRFADAMQARRGG